A segment of the Aureliella helgolandensis genome:
ATTTGGTCACGCCATTGAGCTGGAGATCGAACCGGGAAGATTCCTGGTTGCAGAGAGTGGCTATTTGTTGGCAGAAATTCGTGCAGTCAAAGAGATGGGAGAGAACACGTTCTACCTGCTCGATGCAGGTTTTAATGATCTGGCTCGACCAATTCTCTACGGGGCATATCATCCCATCTCCATTGCGCACCGTGGTCCCGTCAGTGGACTACAACGCGATGTTGTTGTGGGGGGGCCGCTCTGCGAATCGGGAGATATCTTCACGCAAGAGGAGGGCGGTTTTGTCTCGCGCCGCACGCTGCCCGTTGCAACGGTCGGCGATATCGTGGTGTTGGAAGTTGCAGGTGCCTATTGCTTTGCGATGGCGAGCAATTACAACAGCAAGTACCGCTGCCCAGAAGTCCTGCTCGAGAATGGCGAGGCGAAAGTCATTCGCCGACGCGAAACCGCCAGCGATTTGATGGGACTCGAGACCATCCCCGAGTAATGCCCCGTACCCGAAACTAAGCGGCGCGGCGCCGTGGCTCAGGTGTGTAAAGGTGTTCCCGCGTGGGGGGCATTCCGGAATGTCCCTTTTTAAACTGGTTCGAAGCCACGGTTTGGAAGATGCGAGCCGTGCCATCGGTCAGCGCCATGCAGACGCCTGCCAAGTACAGCAGCCACATGCGGTATTTTTCTTCTCCAATTAGTTGAATGGCTTCATCACGATTGGCCTGCAAGCGATTCGCCCAGTGCTCACAGGTTAGTCCATAGTGGTCGCGCCAGCCTTCCACATCATGAACTTCCAGGCCGGTGAACTCCATGCAATCCACTACGTGCCCTTGGTGATCGAGTTCTCCGCCTGGAAAAATGTACTTGGTCAGCAGACGACGCTCTGGAGAATTGCGCCGGAATGCTTTGGGGCTCGATTTCGCTGGACGTGTTATCGCATGATTCAGAAACAGGCCGCCAGGGGCCAATACGGATCGTACCTTTTGCATATACTTCGGTAGATTGGCGATCCCCACGTGTTCCGCCATCCCGATGGAGGCGACTTTATCGAAAGTGCCCTGCAAATCGTTGTAGTCGCAGATGGCTGCCGTTACGCGTCCGGTCAGGCCGCGACGGGCAATTTTCTCTTGCGTGACCTCCAATTGCGCATCGGATAGTGTAATTCCATGGGCCTTTACACCGTAGTGCTCCGCAGCGTGGCAAATTAAGGCCCCCCATCCGCAACCGATATCGAGCAGGCGATCGTTCGGCTGCAATTGCAGTTTCCGGCAGATCATATCCAGCTTGTTTTGTTGCGCCTGTTCCAAGGTTTCATTCCAGTCACGGAAATACCCACAGGAGTAGACCATCTCATCGTCTAGAAACAACTTGTAGAAGTCGTTGCTGATGTCATAGTGAAATTGGATGAATTCGCGATTGTCGATTTGCTTGCGTTGATGTCCGGTATCATCGCCGTCGAACCGCAATTGGCTTTTGACATTCATGTCGCGGGACAGGCCAAAATTGAAGGCCAGTCGTACCAACAGTGACTTGGGCAGGCTCCGCGATGTGCGTTTGGCACCTTTGACTCGCATGGTCCGCATGAAGGAGACGAGATTGCCGCCATGAAAATCGATATTGCCTCGAGCATACTGACACAGCAGGTTCTCGGCAGTCGGGCGACGGATCAGCGAGCCGATCACGCCAGGCCCTGCAATCGACAGCTCATATCCAGGAAGGGGATCATGCCCCAGCGGGACGACATCTCCGTCCCAGAGGCGAATGGAGATGCGGCTGTCGAGTTTTTCAGCCAGTACTCGAAATAGTTCTTTGGCGGTCGCGAGCTGCCGGGCGCGTCGTTCAACTTTACTTAACAACTCACTGTCTCCCTATAATTTTCTTGCTGACGGCAAGTGCTAGCAATCGAAGAGTGCTTTGCCGACGCCAAAGCTTCGGTTATGGGGCCAACGTTGGATCATGCGGCCCTAATGCGAATCCGGAGGGGAACGCTCTCCCGGTCGAATCGTTTGCCGTTCGGCAGTTCGGTCCGGTATGACCCAAACACCGCTACCCATGGCGCACCACTATGTCACTTAAAGCAGATTTTGGGACGCACTGTCAATAGAATTCGTGGCGCTGTCCAGTGACTCGCCTGAAGGCGGTTTGTGGCGACTGGCAGGCTGCAAATGTGAGGGCTTAGCCGGGCTTGGAGTGTGTTAGGAGGTCATCGGTTTGGGGGACGGGCAGTAGCCGGATTGCCGGGGGAACTACAGCGGTGCTCCACACTGCGCGACACAGGTATGATAAACTGCGACGATCTTAAATTGTCGCCAAAATGTAGGAGTACGCATCGTCGAATGTTTAACATTGGCGGCAAGTTGAAATCCCCATTTGTATTTGTCGCGCGTTTCATTGCCCCTGCTGCGAACGTGACGATGATGCTGTGGTGCCTGCTGAATACAAGTGCGGGAAGTGTCCAGGCTCAGGATACTTCAGTCGCTGCCGCATCGCCGGTCATTACGACGCTGCGCGACTTGCGCGAACAACGCGGTAAGCATGTGAGCGGGGAGGAGCCGCTTCGCCGAATTGACATGCAAGTCCGGCTGACCTTCTTCTCACCTACTTGGAATCGATTCCGGGTTCAGCAGCATGGAGAAGATCATTGGTGCGTCAGTTCCCGTGAACACTTCGATGTGCTCAAGACCGCAAAGCTAGGGGATCTACTTCGAATTCGAGGGACCGACGGCTTTGCCAAGCCTGTCTTGAACGTGGAATCGCTTGAGTTCCTCGCGTCCGGAAGCGAACGCGACCTGCTGCGTCTCCCCGCCTTTCGGGATGGCAAACCGAACCTATGGAAATTTGTGACTTACACCGGTACCGTCGCAGAGGTTTTTGGAGCAAAAGACTCGATTCGTATTAGGTTCGAGGATCCCGAACGCGTCATCCGTGCGCTGATCTTTGACACCACTGCGACGCCCCAACAGTTGAATCTCGTTGGCCAGCGGGTGCAGGTCTCGGGGTTGATGGAGACGGCTACGGAACGCTCGACTGGAAAAAAGAGTGGGTATCGATTGGTTGTCAAAGAGTTTTCCCAGCTGCGCTTGGAACCGAATTCCAATGTGGACAGCATTCCACTGACGCAGCTACGCCGAGATACGCAAATTTTGTACGTTGGTGAAGATTACTACATTGCCGACGGTTGTCGATTTACCTGCGAGCATTCGGATGGATTGTTGCCGGGCCGCCTCGTGGAAGTTGGACTGGGGGATTGGCAGCCTGAATCCTCCATGGGGCACGCGAAATGGCTTGTGCAAGGGGACATGCTTGCGCTGGCTCGCCCCCCCTTGCTGACTGCCGCGCAGATAGCGGACTCCGGCGACTTTTATCGGCGAGCAACCATTGTTGGTCGCGTGAAAAAGTGCGTGGTGGAGCACGGGGTTGCTCAGCTATTAGTCGCCTCTGGAGAGGAATTATTTACCGCCCAAGTCATGCACCGATTGCTACCAGAATGGGACGGTGAAAATTCCTTCGAAATCAATCACGTTCCAGGCACGCAAGTCCGCCTTACGGGCGTGATTGATCGGCTGGAGACTGCCGCCAACGGCAGCCATTTCCTAATGCACGTTGCCGATAGCGGTGATGTGGAAGTTCTTTCCTTGCCCGTCCAGTTTCGCACCGATCACGTCAAGTGGATGATTGCGACGCTCGTCGTTCTTGGGCTAGGGGTTGTCGCATGGCAGATCGGTCTGCGACGGCAAGTCCACCTAGCGACTCAAAAATTGCGTTCACTGAATGCCAGTGGGCTAGCCACATCCCGCGCGGCGCGTGACGGCATTCTGGTCTTCGACACCGACCGTAGGGTGACGCAAGCCGATGGGAAACTGGCGGAAATGTTCAACAGTGGATTTGTGGTGGGCGCTACGGCGGACGCTACCTTGCAGAACAAGTTGCTCCATCTCTTCGCACGCCCAGAGGAATTTCGAGAATTCTGGGCAAACGCATTCGCCTCAGAGAACCTGGCGAGAACCGCAGAGTTCGCTTCGCAGGCGGTCCAGGGATGGCTATCTGTCTACACCGGACCAGTGGTCGACGATCAAGGTGCAAATGTCGGGCGAATTTGGACTTTTGATGATATCACGCACCGCAAGAAGCTCGATATGGAGTCGTTGCATTCACAAAAGATTAACGCCATTGGTCGCTTGGCAGGTGGCATCGCGCATGATTTTAACAATTTGTTGCATGTCATCGGCTCCAGCTTGGAAATATTGACCGTCGAGAAGGCTCCCGCTAAAGTTAGCGAACAATTGGCGACGGTCTCGAGTGCAATTGAACGAGCTTCGGAGCTGACCAATCAACTCCTTACCTTCTCGAAACCGGGACAACTGAAAACCGAGGCATTCGATGCGAACGAACTTGTCGCACGCGTTGCCCAGACGGTCCGCAGTCGGTTGTCAGAGAGTATCCATATTCGAACGTCACCAGAGACCGGTGTCTGGCCTGTCGAGGGGGATGTAGGGCAACTGGAACATGTACTGATCAATCTCTGCAACAATGCAGGAGATGCAATTCCTCAACGCCCGGGAAACATTGAGATACGCGTTTGCAATACGATGCATGAGTCGCTAGGCGAGTGCGTGCAACTGGCCGTGATTGACGATGGTGTTGGCATGTCAAGCGAGGTTTTGGAACGAATCTTCGAACCTTTTTTTACCACCAAACAATTCGGACATGGTGCAGGACTGGGGCTTTCGATTGCTTTTGGTGTCGTTTCACAGCATCAGGGGAAAATCGAGTGTCATTCGGAAGTTGGGAAGGGCACGCAGTTCTCTATCTACCTGCCTCTCACTAGACAACCAAAGGTATCGGAGGGGCGACCTCAACAGGCGCTGACTACGGGTATGCCGGAGAATCTGAAGATATTGGTGGTCGATGATGAACCCTTAATCATCAAGTCCTTCGAATTACTATTGCCACAACTTGGCCATCGCGTTGTGAGTGCCAAAGGCGGCCTGGAGGCCCTGGCTAGACTGGCCACGGATAGTGAATTCGACCTCATCCTGCTGGACCTTACGATGCCCGGCATGTCGGGCCTGGAGACTTTGGCTGAGATTCGAAGCCTGTCTCGCGATATTCCTGTAATTGTTTGCAGCGGATACTCCGACGATGCTGAGCGGGTAATGAATCACGAATATTTGCGCGTTTCAGCGTTCCTGGGAAAACCCTTCCGCATGCGAGATCTCAACCAGCTGATTAGCTCAATCGATTTTTAAACAGAACAGCCAGGTGGCCCGGAGGTGAGCTAGCCAGATTTCTTGCGTGCCGTTGAATCAAATCGTAGTCGTCGGGTGCGTACGGCGGTGAATACGCTTGCAACTGTTTGCCTGAGCAACGCCGTTCGGTAGGAATTTGCACTTCAATCGTCTTCGGCCTGCAATCCCAGCAGGCTGATAGACTGCGGCTTGCATAGGTGACGTTTGCTGTGGGCCACGCGGGCACATTTGCGACAAATGTATCGACAGTTGGGTAAATCTGCAGCAATCTCCGGCAGCAGTTTTTGCAGTTGTGTCTTTTTCAGTTTGCAAAGCGGCTTGTCCGTGTCTTTCAGCATGCACGCATCCCTGTTCATTCGGCTAACTCAATTCTGACGCGGTCTGGATTGGACTGATGGAGGGTTGGACAGCACTGAATCTACCGCACAACTGCCAAGTTTTCAGGAACGCCCCGTGAGAAGCTGGTATGCTGGAAACTGAGATGCCGGACAGGTACGACAGCACTATTTTCCTATTATCTACTGAAGAGGCCACCGATCCCATGGGCAATTTGCAAAGAAGAAGGTTTATCGCAAATTCCGGGAGTGGCCTTGGTTGGTTGGCGCTGCAATCCCTACTTGGACAGACATGCCCGCTTAAAGCGGGGGAGGCTGCTGGGAATCGCTGGATTCGCCCTCGACACACCCGCGTCAAACGCGTGATCTGGCTCTTCATGCATGGTGGGCCGAGCCATGTAGATCTCTTCGATCCCAAGCCGGAGTTGCAGCGTCTTGCTGGAAAAACCCTTCCTCCGAGTTTTGGGGAAGTCATGACGCGACGCCGCGTGGCTGAGAACCCTTTATTGCCAGCTCCGCGCCCCTTCCGACCACGCGGAAACAGCGGAATTGAAATTAGCGATTTCCTGCCCCACCTAGCTGAACATGCGGACGAAATGTGCCTTATCCGCAGCATGCATGGCGATAGCGTCAATCACCCTCAGTCGGTCTACCAAATGAACACCGGCAGCGTGTTGATGGGGCGTCCCAGCGTGGGAAGTTGGGTCGCCTATGGGCTGGGGAGTGAGAACAACAATCTGCCCGACTACGTGGTATTGCCCGACCCTGCAGGAGGATTGAAAGGTGGCCCGCCTGCTTGGGGAAGCGGTTTTCTCCCCGCCAGCTATCAAGGCGTGACGATGCGGAGTGGTGCGAATCCGATTCTGCACTTGAGCCCGCCCGCTGGCGTGTCCCCGAGCCAACAACGCCAGGCGCTGCAACTAACGCAGCAGATGAATCAAATGCATCTGCAAGCTCGAGATCAGGACGACGAATTGAGTGCCCGCATCAAAGCGTACGAACTCGCCTTCCGCATGCAGGCCGCCGCGCCCGACTTGGTCGACTTTTTTGACGAGTCTCAGACGACTCTCACGCAATACGGGGTCGACCGACCGGAAACCGAAGATTTCGGCAGACGCTGCTTGCTAGGACGTCGGATGATCGAACGCGGCGTCCGCTTTGTCCAGATTTATTCGGGCGACACCAACGGTTGGGACGCCCATAACAATCTCTTGCAGAACCACTCTCAACACTGTCTCGCTACAGACCAACCTGTGGCGGCCCTCATGACCGACCTAAAACAACGGGGGCTGTGGGACGATACGCTGGTGATCTGGGGCGGAGAGTTTGGGCGCATGCCGATGAGTGAATCAGGCACCGGACGGGATCATAATCCATGGGGGTACTCTTTGTGGATGGCCGGTGGCGGTGTCAAACCGGGCTATGTGCATGGCGCTACCGACCCCATAGGCTTAAGGGCCGTCGAAGATCCAGTGCATATCCGCAACTTCCACGCTACGCTGCTCCATTTACTGGGCATCGACCCGGAAGCCCTTTCCTACTATTCCAACGGCCTGGACGAACGGCTCATTGGGCCGACGGACGACGTCGAGATCGTCAAGGAGGTCTTGGCATGATTCGTTCACTTCGGAGCGCGCGTTGGAAGACTCGGGCTGTTCCAACCCTCTGGCTGTGTGGGGTGCTCAGTGGCCTGCTCAGCACCGCCACGCACGCGGCGGACTCGCTGCAGACTGGCGTCGAATCGAACGCCGTCATTCAGGAACCGCCC
Coding sequences within it:
- a CDS encoding SAM-dependent methyltransferase, which encodes MLSKVERRARQLATAKELFRVLAEKLDSRISIRLWDGDVVPLGHDPLPGYELSIAGPGVIGSLIRRPTAENLLCQYARGNIDFHGGNLVSFMRTMRVKGAKRTSRSLPKSLLVRLAFNFGLSRDMNVKSQLRFDGDDTGHQRKQIDNREFIQFHYDISNDFYKLFLDDEMVYSCGYFRDWNETLEQAQQNKLDMICRKLQLQPNDRLLDIGCGWGALICHAAEHYGVKAHGITLSDAQLEVTQEKIARRGLTGRVTAAICDYNDLQGTFDKVASIGMAEHVGIANLPKYMQKVRSVLAPGGLFLNHAITRPAKSSPKAFRRNSPERRLLTKYIFPGGELDHQGHVVDCMEFTGLEVHDVEGWRDHYGLTCEHWANRLQANRDEAIQLIGEEKYRMWLLYLAGVCMALTDGTARIFQTVASNQFKKGHSGMPPTREHLYTPEPRRRAA
- a CDS encoding hybrid sensor histidine kinase/response regulator, yielding MFNIGGKLKSPFVFVARFIAPAANVTMMLWCLLNTSAGSVQAQDTSVAAASPVITTLRDLREQRGKHVSGEEPLRRIDMQVRLTFFSPTWNRFRVQQHGEDHWCVSSREHFDVLKTAKLGDLLRIRGTDGFAKPVLNVESLEFLASGSERDLLRLPAFRDGKPNLWKFVTYTGTVAEVFGAKDSIRIRFEDPERVIRALIFDTTATPQQLNLVGQRVQVSGLMETATERSTGKKSGYRLVVKEFSQLRLEPNSNVDSIPLTQLRRDTQILYVGEDYYIADGCRFTCEHSDGLLPGRLVEVGLGDWQPESSMGHAKWLVQGDMLALARPPLLTAAQIADSGDFYRRATIVGRVKKCVVEHGVAQLLVASGEELFTAQVMHRLLPEWDGENSFEINHVPGTQVRLTGVIDRLETAANGSHFLMHVADSGDVEVLSLPVQFRTDHVKWMIATLVVLGLGVVAWQIGLRRQVHLATQKLRSLNASGLATSRAARDGILVFDTDRRVTQADGKLAEMFNSGFVVGATADATLQNKLLHLFARPEEFREFWANAFASENLARTAEFASQAVQGWLSVYTGPVVDDQGANVGRIWTFDDITHRKKLDMESLHSQKINAIGRLAGGIAHDFNNLLHVIGSSLEILTVEKAPAKVSEQLATVSSAIERASELTNQLLTFSKPGQLKTEAFDANELVARVAQTVRSRLSESIHIRTSPETGVWPVEGDVGQLEHVLINLCNNAGDAIPQRPGNIEIRVCNTMHESLGECVQLAVIDDGVGMSSEVLERIFEPFFTTKQFGHGAGLGLSIAFGVVSQHQGKIECHSEVGKGTQFSIYLPLTRQPKVSEGRPQQALTTGMPENLKILVVDDEPLIIKSFELLLPQLGHRVVSAKGGLEALARLATDSEFDLILLDLTMPGMSGLETLAEIRSLSRDIPVIVCSGYSDDAERVMNHEYLRVSAFLGKPFRMRDLNQLISSIDF
- a CDS encoding DUF1501 domain-containing protein; the encoded protein is MGNLQRRRFIANSGSGLGWLALQSLLGQTCPLKAGEAAGNRWIRPRHTRVKRVIWLFMHGGPSHVDLFDPKPELQRLAGKTLPPSFGEVMTRRRVAENPLLPAPRPFRPRGNSGIEISDFLPHLAEHADEMCLIRSMHGDSVNHPQSVYQMNTGSVLMGRPSVGSWVAYGLGSENNNLPDYVVLPDPAGGLKGGPPAWGSGFLPASYQGVTMRSGANPILHLSPPAGVSPSQQRQALQLTQQMNQMHLQARDQDDELSARIKAYELAFRMQAAAPDLVDFFDESQTTLTQYGVDRPETEDFGRRCLLGRRMIERGVRFVQIYSGDTNGWDAHNNLLQNHSQHCLATDQPVAALMTDLKQRGLWDDTLVIWGGEFGRMPMSESGTGRDHNPWGYSLWMAGGGVKPGYVHGATDPIGLRAVEDPVHIRNFHATLLHLLGIDPEALSYYSNGLDERLIGPTDDVEIVKEVLA